Proteins encoded together in one Coffea arabica cultivar ET-39 chromosome 2c, Coffea Arabica ET-39 HiFi, whole genome shotgun sequence window:
- the LOC113725872 gene encoding small ribosomal subunit protein mS78 (rPPR3a)-like, protein MSSTAFNRLRGLFSKSPSPIITTIKANRAAEIRAPISSKDKKTLSLVKKFKETTDNPRFRRYHHYYEATVLRLAREQHFSAIRDILEHQKKYPDIMDQKFAVRLICLYGKAKMADDAQKLFDELPSLNCERTVVSFNALLGACVNSKNFNKVTELFKELPEKLSIEPDIVSYNTVVKALCDVGSVDSASVVMNEMESSNIQPDVVTFNTLLDAFYKNNRIEEAEKLWCLMEKKNVLANVRTYNSRLRGLVADNRVSDAAELIEEMGKKGVKPDNYSFNALMKGFVDVGNLEEAKVWYKKMMRNGCGPDRATFGMLIPFACDKDDFDYAFELCNDAVKAKQSVYNSVVQRVADGLVERSKNNEAQKLMKMAKLK, encoded by the coding sequence ATGTCTTCCACCGCCTTCAACCGTCTTCGCGGCTTATTCTCCAAATCACCCTCTCCCATCATCACCACCATCAAGGCTAATCGAGCTGCTGAAATCCGGGCTCCCATTTCCTCCAAGGACAAAAAGACCTTATCCTTGGTGAAAAAATTCAAGGAAACCACGGACAATCCCAGATTCCGCCGATACCACCACTACTATGAAGCCACTGTCCTCCGCCTTGCCAGAGAGCAACATTTCTCCGCTATCCGGGATATCCTCGAACACCAAAAGAAGTACCCTGATATCATGGATCAGAAGTTTGCAGTCCGCCTGATTTGTCTTTATGGTAAAGCCAAAATGGCTGATGATGCCCAGAAGctgtttgatgaattgcctagcttgaattgtgaaCGGACTGTTGTTTCCTTCAATGCCCTTTTGGGGGCTTGCGTGAATTCGAAGAATTTCAATAAAGTCACTGAGTTGTTTAAGGAATTACCCGAGAAATTGTCGATAGAACCTGATATTGTTTCATATAATACGGTTGTTAAAGCCTTGTGTGACGTCGGTTCTGTAGATTCTGCCAGTGTTGTGATGAATGAGATGGAGAGCAGTAATATTCAGCCTGATGTAGTCACTTTCAACACTCTTTTAGATGCATTTTATAAGAACAACAGGATTGAAGAGGCAGAAAAGTTGTGGTGTTTGATGGAGAAGAAAAATGTGTTGGCTAACGTTAGGACTTATAACTCAAGATTGCGGGGTTTGGTTGCTGATAATCGAGTTTCAGACGCGgccgagttgatcgaggaaatGGGGAAAAAGGGGGTGAAACCTGATAATTATAGTTTCAATGCTCTGATGAAAGGGTTTGTTGATGTTGGGAATCTTGAAGAGGCTAAGGTTTGGTACAAGAAGATGATGAGGAATGGATGCGGTCCAGACAGGGCAACTTTTGGCATGCTTATTCCATTTGCTTGTGACAAGGATGATTTTGATTATGCATTCGAGTTGTGCAACGACGCGGTAAAAGCAAAGCAATCTGTTTATAATTCCGTAGTCCAGAGGGTCGCTGATGGGTTAGTTGAGAGATCCAAGAACAATGAAGCACAAAAGCTAATGAAGATGGCTAAATTGAAATAA
- the LOC113725870 gene encoding uncharacterized protein: MLEKIGLPPKPSLRGNIWVVDASHCQGCSAQFTFINRKHHCRRCGGLFCNSCTQQRMVLRGQGDSPVRICEPCKKLEEAARFEMRHGHKNRAGRGGSKHMAKDEDEVLGQILGNEGKPPMSSKSASMMDMLSSSQHPRSSASCSNIQEISSQDDRGDMDKSLSHDQPPDISSLLADATPEDLRQQAVEEKKKYRTLKAEGKPEEALRAFKRGKELEKQAGALEISIRKNRRKASSFNNSSELLSSKDDSKASSLDDKLPPQRSHAKDDLAAELRELGWSDLDIRDADKKPTTLSLEGELSTLLGGAPQRANTEKRTHGTDKSQVMAHKRKALELKRQGNLAEAKEELKRAKVLEKQIEEQELLGDDEDSDEEFAALMRSVNVDKNDDLSIGYNLDHGFDFGNLGDLGDEHGFDGNLEVTENDMDDPEMVASLQSLGWTEETTHFEESDGGIAPTHSETLLNEIQSLKKEALNQKKAGNNREALGLFRKAKLLEKELESSNSQGPKSIALNSVMFHESSPSQSVEEHVKLSHADAGNVNERTTFSLNIASKSKTMIQKELLDLKKRALALRREGKLDEAAEELKKGKVLEKQLEEMENVPRVTPMSFSSKQAGDVMIHDDGDEGEVTDQDMNDPSYLSFLKTLGWKDDDTENLPSMSSKKDEAAAAHVNRFSDIQATSRFQDDVSKRSKSEIQRELLGLKRKSLALRRQGDGEGAEEVLKMAKVLEVQLAEIEAPVDKNILAEPILQRENNLSDPSLKIDSQPIRLNSEEGPILNFGGTGLVTIERPEETISANEKRKVSEVNSAQANVSSTDGNSLQQDILAHKRKALALKREGKLEEAKEELRQAKLVEKQIEEIKSQPSTSSNDMPGSDISYVGKKDSNPSSGAKPLSSRERFKLQQESLNHKRQALKLRREGRTEEAEAEFELAKAIEAQLEESAAQDSMTSSANAAEAVDEVIVEDFLDPQLASALKAIGLNDASSGSQGTENHESKKNLADTDNSNDERRELEERIKAEKVKALNFKRSGKQTEALDALRTAKLLEKKLNSLPAK, translated from the coding sequence GTGGCTCTAAGCATATGGCTAAGGATGAAGATGAAGTTTTGGGCCAAATTTTGGGCAATGAAGGGAAGCCACCAATGTCATCAAAATCAGCATCCATGATGGACATGCTTTCGAGTTCTCAACATCCAAGAAGTAGTGCATCATGTTCAAATATTCAAGAAATCTCCTCTCAGGATGACAGAGGAGACATGGATAAAAGCTTGTCCCATGATCAGCCTCCAGATATCTCAAGTTTGTTGGCTGATGCTACTCCTGAAGATTTACGTCAACAAGCTgttgaagaaaagaagaaatacagAACATTAAAAGCAGAAGGGAAACCTGAAGAAGCCTTAAGAGCTTTTAAAAGGGGGAAAGAGCTTGAAAAGCAGGCTGGGGCTTTGGAGATAAGTATAAGAAAGAACCGCAGAAAGGCCTCGTCTTTCAACAATAGTTCTGAACTTTTAAGCAGCAAAGATGATTCTAAGGCATCTTCTTTGGATGATAAGCTCCCTCCTCAAAGGAGTCATGCAAAGGATGATCTTGCTGCTGAACTTAGAGAACTGGGATGGTCAGATTTGGATATCCGTGATGCTGATAAAAAGCCAACAACACTGAGTTTGGAGGGTGAATTATCAACACTCCTTGGAGGGGCGCCCCAAAGAGCTAATACAGAAAAGAGAACCCATGGCACTGATAAATCTCAGGTCATGGCCCATAAGAGAAAGGCTCTTGAACTGAAGCGTCAAGGTAATCTTGCAGAAGCCAAAGAAGAGCTGAAGAGGGCAAAAGTTCTTGAAAAGCAGATTGAAGAGCAGGAATTGCTGGGAGATGATGAGGATTCTGATGAAGAGTTTGCTGCGCTGATGCGGAGTGTGAATGttgacaaaaatgatgatttgtCAATTGGGTATAATCTGGATCATGGTTTTGATTTTGGTAATCTTGGGGATCTTGGTGATGAACATGGTTTTGATGGTAACCTTGAAGTCACGGAGAATGACATGGATGATCCAGAAATGGTTGCTTCATTACAATCATTAGGTTGGACTGAGGAGACCACTCATTTTGAGGAATCAGACGGTGGTATTGCACCTACTCATAGTGAAACTTTGTTGAATGAGATTCAATCTTTGAAGAAGGAAGCTCTTAATCAGAAAAAGGCAGGCAATAATAGAGAGGCGTTGGGATTGTTTAGGAAGGCAAAACTACTTGAAAAGGAGCTTGAGAGCTCTAATTCTCAAGGACCTAAGTCAATTGCCCTGAATTCTGTGATGTTTCATGAGAGTTCACCCTCCCAATCTGTGGAGGAACACGTGAAACTTAGCCATGCAGATGCTGGAAATGTCAATGAGAGGACTACTTTTAGCCTTAATATTGCGTCGAAGAGTAAAACAATGATCCAGAAAGAGCTTCTTGACCTGAAAAAGAGAGCTCTTGCTCTGAGAAGGGAAGGGAAGTTAGATGAGGCAGCAGAAGAATTGAAGAAAGGAAAGGTTCTTGAGAAACAGCTTGAAGAGATGGAAAATGTTCCCAGGGTAACACCCATGAGTTTTAGCAGTAAACAGGCTGGTGACGTGATGATCCATGATGATGGAGATGAAGGGGAAGTGACAGATCAAGACATGAATgatccttcttatctttcatttctAAAGACTTTGGGTTGGAAGGATGATGATACTGAAAATCTTCCATCCATGTCTTCAAAAAAGGATGAGGCTGCTGCTGCACATGTTAATAGATTTTCTGATATTCAAGCAACTTCTAGATTCCAAGATGATGTATCTAAAAGAAGTAAGAGTGAGATCCAGAGGGAGCTTTTAGGTTTGAAAAGAAAGTCTCTTGCTCTGAGACGTCAAGGAGATGGTGAAGGGGCTGAGGAAGTCCTAAAAATGGCGAAAGTGTTAGAGGTGCAATTGGCAGAGATTGAAGCACCAGTGGATAAAAATATTCTGGCTGAACCTATTTTGCAGAGAGAAAATAATTTAAGCGATCCCTCTCTGAAAATTGATAGTCAACCTATTCGGTTGAATTCAGAAGAGGGCCCAATTCTGAATTTTGGAGGCACAGGTTTGGTAACAATTGAGAGACCGGAGGAGACGATTAGTGCAAATGAGAAGCGAAAAGTTTCAGAAGTAAACTCTGCTCAGGCTAATGTTTCTTCAACTGATGGAAATTCCCTTCAACAGGATATCCTGGCTCACAAGAGGAAGGCACTTGCCTTGAAAAGAGAAGGGAAGTTGGAGGAGGCCAAGGAGGAGCTAAGGCAGGCAAAGCTCGTAGAAAAACAGATAGAAGAGATCAAGTCTCAGCCTAGTACAAGTTCTAATGATATGCCAGGTTCTGACATCTCATATGTTGGGAAAAAAGACTCAAATCCTAGTTCAGGTGCAAAACCATTGTCCAGCCGTGAACGCTTTAAATTGCAGCAGGAGTCGCTCAACCACAAGCGTCAGGCACTTAAGTTGCGAAGGGAAGGCAGAACAGAAGAAGCTGAAGCGGAATTTGAATTGGCAAAAGCTATTGAAGCCCAGTTAGAAGAATCTGCTGCACAAGATTCAATGACGTCTTCTGCAAATGCAGCGGAAGCAGTAGATGAAGTCATAGTTGAGGATTTTCTTGATCCTCAGCTTGCGTCTGCCTTAAAGGCAATTGGACTAAATGATGCGAGCTCTGGATCCCAGGGCACTGAAAACCACGAGTCCAAAAAAAACCTTGCTGACACTGACAACTCTAATGATGAGAGAAGGGAGTTGGAAGAACGCATCAAGGCAGAGAAGGTAAAGGCACTAAACTTTAAACGTTCGGGGAAGCAAACTGAGGCCTTGGATGCTCTACGTACGGCCAAACTTCTTGAAAAGAAGTTGAATTCTTTACCTGCAAAATAA
- the LOC113725871 gene encoding (3S,6E)-nerolidol synthase 1-like produces the protein MAINCTILASSYYRTTRTIGAPIREVKPALVACSASRQRLNVSQCLNSAFNPLIYHEDLVNDELYVRRTQKMMDVRHMLKTGGEDRLKDLRLVDAIQRLGIDHHCQEEIEALIWRQHVSAKCCFDQSEGLHEVSLCFRLLRQEGYYVPPDVFNNFKDEKGKFMASSGKVNVRALMELYEAAQLSIEGEDILDDAAEFSSQLLNALLKYLDEDNAALVKNTLKHPYRKSMYKFKANNFMGSEVEGINGWENCLLELSNADFYMAQGIHRQELLQITKWWKDLGLARELKQARDQPLKWYTWPMAMLNDLRLSDERVELTKSISFIYIIDDIFDLYGKPEELTLFAEAVNRWDLAAVDQLPDYMKKCFRALYDTTNEAGIKIHKKHGFNPTKFLRKTWASLCNAFLVESRWFRSGSRDQPMADEYLKNGKVSSGVHVVLEHVFFLLGFGATNEGPIDLSDASAIISSVAAMLRLWDDLGSAKDEDQNGHDGSYIDYYMKEHQGVTLDIAREHVFKQISEEWKRLNKECLRLNRFSSSFQRASLNLARMVPLMYSYDDNQRLLDLDEFVKSRLYD, from the exons ATGGCAATAAATTGTACCATTTTAGCTTCTTCGTATTATCGGACCACTAGAACGATTGGTGCACCAATTAGAGAGGTTAAACCGGCTCTAGTTGCATGTAGTGCAAGCAGACAAAGATTGAATGTCAGCCAATGTCTTAATTCAGCTTTTAACCCCTTAATATACCACGAAGATCTCGTTAAT GATGAATTGTACGTGAGACGTACACAGAAAATGATGGATGTGAGGCACATGCTCAAAACAGGAGGAGAAGATCGCTTGAAGGATTTAAGGCTGGTTGATGCAATTCAAAGGCTAGGCATCGATCACCACTGCCAAGAGGAAATTGAAGCACTGATTTGGAGGCAGCATGTATCAGCTAAATGTTGCTTCGATCAATCTGAAGGTCTTCATGAAGTTTCACTCTGTTTCAGGCTATTGAGACAAGAAGGTTACTATGTGCCTCCAG ATGTGTTTAACAATTTCAAGGATGAGAAAGGGAAGTTCATGGCGAGTAGTGGAAAAGTTAATGTCAGGGCGTTGATGGAATTGTATGAAGCAGCTCAGCTTAGTATAGAAGGCGAAGATATACTTGATGATGCTGCGGAGTTTAGTAGCCAGCTCCTTAATGCATTGCTGAAATACCTTGATGAAGATAACGCTGCACTTGTGAAAAATACCCTGAAGCATCCTTACCGCAAAAGCATGTATAAATTTAAGGCAAATAACTTCATGGGATCAGAAGTTGAAGGTATAAATGGATGGGAGAATTGCTTGCTCGAGCTATCAAATGCTGATTTTTACATGGCACAAGGCATTCATAGACAAGAGTTGCTGCAAATCACCAA ATGGTGGAAGGATCTTGGCCTGGCCAGGGAATTGAAGCAAGCCAGGGACCAACCACTGAAATGGTACACATGGCCCATGGCTATGCTCAATGATCTCCGCTTATCTGATGAAAGAGTCGAGCTAACGAAATCCATCTCTTTCATATACATCATCGACGACATCTTTGATCTCTATGGGAAGCCTGAGGAGCTAACTCTCTTCGCAGAAGCAGTCAATAG ATGGGATTTGGCTGCAGTTGACCAATTGCCAGATTACATGAAGAAGTGTTTTAGGGCACTTTATGATACCACAAACGAGGCAGGAATTAAGATCCATAAGAAACATGGCTTCAACCCTACTAAATTCCTAAGGAAGACG TGGGCTAGCTTGTGCAATGCATTTCTTGTGGAATCAAGATGGTTTCGTTCAGGCTCCAGAGACCAGCCGATGGCAGATGAATAcctgaaaaatggaaaagtaaGCTCAGGAGTGCATGTGGTGTTAGAGCACGTATTTTTCCTCTTGGGATTCGGGGCAACAAACGAGGGCCCAATTGACTTGAGTGATGCATCTGCCATAATTTCTTCTGTAGCAGCAATGCTACGCCTTTGGGACGACTTGGGAAGTGCCAAG GATGAGGATCAAAATGGCCATGATGGCTCCTACATTGATTACTACATGAAAGAACACCAAGGAGTTACGTTAGACATTGCTAGAGAGCACGTTTTCAAGCAAATTTCTGAAGAATGGAAGCGACTTAACAAGGAATGTCTTCGTCTAAACCGGTTTTCGTCGTCTTTCCAAAGGGCTTCCCTTAATCTCGCGAGAATGGTCCCTCTCATGTACAGCTACGATGATAATCAACGCCTTCTTGACCTGGATGAGTTCGTCAAGTCCAGGCTTTACGACTGA
- the LOC113723872 gene encoding small ribosomal subunit protein mS86 (rPPR1)-like, with protein sequence MSSTNINRLRSLFSRIPSPTSFGHKLTTPRTPTNTKLTPKAETPVPISSQDKKINSLVNKFKKSTDNPIFRRYHHEHYEATVRRLADGRHFSAIKDILEHQKKYPDIRDEMFAVRLISLYGRAKMLDEAQKLFDEMPSLNCERTLRSFNALLEACVHSKNFDKVRELFKELPEKLPLKPDVVSYNIVVRALCHMGSPDSAVALMDEMERNHVKPNAVTFNTLLDAFNKMNRVEEAERLWGLMEKKNVTPNAGSYNSRLHGLVVDGRILDAVLLIEEMSKKGVKMNIFCYNAVMKGFVDAGNVNEAKVWYKKMAANEHRLRPNWATYGMLIPFACDKDDFDYAFELCADAIRKKRTVDIFVVQRVIDGLVARSKNDEAEILMEIANFKQSLVY encoded by the coding sequence ATGTCTTCCACCAACATCAACCGTCTCCGCAGCCTGTTCTCCAGAATCCCTTCCCCCACCTCATTTGGCCATAAACTGACCACCCCTCGAACCCCCACCAACACTAAACTGACCCCTAAAGCTGAAACCCCAGTTCCCATTTCCTCTCAAGACAAAAAAATCAATTCATTGGTGAACAAATTCAAGAAATCCACTGACAATCCCATATTCCGTCGATACCACCACGAACATTATGAAGCCACTGTCCGCCGCCTTGCTGACGGCAGACATTTCTCCGCTATCAAAGATATCCTTGAGCACCAAAAGAAGTACCCTGACATCAGGGATGAAATGTTTGCAGTCCGCCTCATCAGTCTTTACGGAAGAGCCAAAATGCTTGATGAGGCCCAGAAgctgttcgatgaaatgcctagcttgaattgtgaaCGGACGCTTCGTTCGTTCAATGCCCTTTTGGAGGCTTGCGTTCATTCCAAGAATTTTGATAAAGTCAGGGAATTGTTCAAGGAATTACCTGAGAAATTGCCCTTGAAACCTGACGTTGTTTCGTATAATATTGTTGTTAGAGCTTTATGTCATATGGGTTCTCCTGATTCTGCGGTGGCGCTGATGGATGAGATGGAAAGAAATCATGTCAAGCCTAATGCAGTAACTTTCAACACGCTTTTAGATGCATTTAATAAGATGAACAGGGTTGAGGAGGCAGAAAGGTTGTGGGGTTTGATGGAGAAGAAGAATGTGACGCCTAATGCTGGGAGTTATAACTCAAGATTGCATGGTTTGGTTGTCGATGGTCGAATTCTAGATGCTGTTCTCTTGATTGAGGAAATGAGCAAAAAGGGGGTGAAGATGAATATTTTTTGTTACAATGCTGTGATGAAAGGGTTTGTTGATGCTGGAAACGTAAACGAGGCTAAAGTTTGGTATAAGAAGATGGCGGCAAATGAACATAGACTTCGTCCGAACTGGGCAACATACGGCATGCTTATTCCATTTGCTTGTGACAAGGATGATTTTGATTATGCATTTGAGTTGTGCGCCGATGCGATAAGAAAGAAGCGAACGGTTGATATATTCGTAGTTCAGAGGGTCATTGATGGATTAGTCGCAAGATCAAAGAATGATGAAGCAGAAATCCTCATGGAGATAGCAAATTTCAAACAGTCACTTGTATATTAG
- the LOC113725873 gene encoding uncharacterized protein, whose protein sequence is MSSPFCLLRRVYSTAVANPSSASAKAISEDLFKERDLKRLVEKFKQHSNSDRFRTKIGVYENTVRRLASAKHYKWIEEILEYQKQFKNDLSKEGFSVRLICLYGKSGMFEHAQKVFDAMPEWNCERTVRSVNALLGACVNSGKFDEIDGLFKELPEKLKVKPDTVSYNTVIKGLSEMGALDKSISMVDEMEKNGLKPDLITFNTILDALYSNSKFDDGEKMWSRMVSNNVVPDIRTYNARLTGLVSQGRIVEAVDLFGQLGIKEIKVDVFSYCALLNGYCKEGNLEEVKRWYRELVANECVPNKVVYWTVVSFACEKGDYDWAFQLCQDIFKRKCIVDIILLQRVVDGLVKESKIAKAKQVVQMGKSNGFKQYMLKLPSEE, encoded by the coding sequence ATGTCGTCCCCCTTCTGCCTCCTCCGCCGTGTTTACTCCACTGCTGTGGCCAACCCCTCAAGTGCCTCCGCCAAGGCCATCTCTGAAGATCTGTTCAAAGAGCGTGACCTCAAAAGACTCGTGGAAAAGTTCAAGCAACACTCCAACTCCGACCGCTTTCGGACGAAAATCGGCGTCTATGAGAACACAGTTCGACGCTTGGCCTCTGCCAAACACTACAAGTGGATCGAAGAGATTCTCGAGTACCAGAAACAGTTCAAGAACGACCTCTCTAAAGAAGGGTTTTCGGTTCGGCTCATTTGTTTGTATGGGAAATCGGGCATGTTTGAGCATGCCCAGAAGGTGTTCGACGCAATGCCTGAGTGGAATTGCGAAAGAACTGTGAGATCCGTGAATGCCCTTTTGGGAGCTTGTGTTAATTCGGGAAAGTTTGATGAAATTGATGGGTTGTTTAAGGAGTTACCAGAGAAGTTGAAAGTTAAGCCGGACACGGTTTCATATAATACAGTGATCAAAGGGTTGTCTGAGATGGGTGCGCTGGATAAGAGCATTTCGATGGTTGATGAGATGGAAAAGAATGGGTTAAAGCCTGACTTGATTACCTTTAACacgattcttgatgcattgtaCTCAAACAGTAAGTTTGATGATGGTGAAAAAATGTGGAGTCGAATGGTGTCAAATAATGTGGTTCCAGATATTAGGACATACAATGCACGGCTTACTGGATTGGTTAGTCAGGGTAGGATTGTAGAGGCCGTTGACTTGTTTGGCCAATTAGGAATTAAGGAAATAAAGGTAGATGTTTTTAGCTATTGTGCCTTGCTTAACGGTTACTGTAAAGAGGGCAATTTAGAGGAGGTGAAGAGGTGGTACAGGGAGCTCGTTGCTAATGAGTGTGTTCCAAATAAAGTAGTATACTGGACTGTCGTTTCATTTGCTTGTGAGAAGGGTGACTATGATTGGGCTTTTCAGCTTTGCCAGGATATTTTCAAGAGGAAGTGTATTGTTGACATTATCTTGTTGCAGAGAGTTGTGGACGGTTTGGTAAAGGAATCAAAGATAGCTAAGGCTAAGCAGGTTGTGCAAATGGGAAAGTCGAATGGTTTCAAGCAATACATGCTGAAATTGCCATCAGAGGAGTAG